A genomic window from Agrobacterium tumefaciens includes:
- a CDS encoding energy transducer TonB family protein, producing MTHTLFVDCLPLEQARKGDFSGKMPTNVIFLAVIPRTKDQTPPIPYNLKDLLSALVARDAPRYKDAKPFFGSRKETADVFALLGSDENGVYYGIRKFDKSGKEIGGGISIYTMIETSPILIWVLAFENTIDEAKFDTAKQLAAQLQAENSRPVSVNLKELPHLAKKVQSCFNVPAGIGGKAVVSFKINEAGALEGMPVVIEQGGGEASEVIGKAAIRALQKCQPYLEFGLQGQFHLPFVIQ from the coding sequence TTGACACATACATTGTTTGTCGATTGCCTTCCGCTGGAACAGGCGCGGAAAGGTGATTTTTCGGGTAAAATGCCAACGAATGTGATTTTTCTCGCAGTGATTCCGCGTACAAAAGACCAGACACCTCCCATCCCATACAATCTGAAAGATTTATTGTCGGCTTTGGTAGCGAGGGACGCGCCGCGTTATAAGGACGCAAAGCCGTTTTTTGGGTCGCGGAAAGAGACAGCCGACGTTTTCGCATTACTCGGCAGCGACGAAAACGGCGTGTATTACGGCATCCGAAAATTTGACAAATCCGGCAAGGAAATAGGAGGCGGCATTTCGATTTACACGATGATCGAAACATCCCCCATCCTCATCTGGGTGCTCGCTTTTGAAAACACGATTGATGAAGCCAAGTTTGACACGGCAAAGCAGCTGGCCGCACAATTACAGGCTGAAAACAGCCGCCCCGTATCAGTAAATCTAAAGGAGCTGCCGCACTTGGCAAAAAAGGTACAATCCTGCTTCAACGTGCCCGCAGGAATAGGGGGAAAGGCGGTTGTTTCATTCAAAATTAACGAGGCGGGCGCTCTCGAAGGAATGCCGGTGGTTATCGAGCAGGGTGGTGGCGAAGCAAGCGAGGTCATTGGTAAGGCAGCGATAAGGGCGCTTCAAAAATGTCAGCCGTACCTGGAATTCGGTTTGCAAGGCCAATTTCATCTCCCGTTTGTAATTCAATAG